The nucleotide sequence TGCGCGGTATCGGCGTCGATCCCCAAAGCCGCATTCAGGTTTTCGACGTCGGATTCGTTATCGGACTGACCGGAGATGCGATAGGCCACGATGTAGCTGGCGTAAGACTCATCCCCCAACGCATCCAACAATTGATCGTAAAGGAGTTCCAGATCATCCTGGTTGACATTGACGCGATCACTGCCGTCTTCACGACGATTCGATTCGACGCCGTGAACCGTCAAGTAGGCAGCCCAACCGAGCGCTCCGGCCGTTTCGATCCCCACACCGAAACGCTGCTGTTCGTCGGCATCCAAGACGCCGTTTCGATTCGCGTCAGCCCCGAACAACAAAGTGGGTGTGACCCCACGAATCAGCAGCAGTTCCTCCACCGACTGCAACGGACCGTTGGCGGCGTCGTAGGGGGTGGTCAAGGTGTTGTAGTACTCCGATTCAACGCCTAGTTCGCGGGCCTCGTCGTCTTCATCGATCCAGTCCAGAATGGCTTCGGCAACATCCTCGGTCATGCCGGGCAATGCCATCAGCAGGTTCACGGCGATACTGTCGGAAAGAACCTCGGTCGACGAATCATCCATCGGCACCAACGCCATGATCGCGTCACTGTACTGGTCCAAAATCGGCAGAGTGTTGACATTCAACTTGGCCGATTCATCACGTAAACCGAACCGAATCCCGCCGTAGCGTCCTGTTTCGTCCAAATCGGTTGCGATCACCGAAAAATTGGACGCCGTCGTCCCATCCGCTCCGGTGGAAACCGTGATCGCTTGGAACATGTTGGGATTGTTGTAGATTCCGCCGAAATCCGTCCGAGTTTCCTTGGGCTGTGCCAACAGTAAACGAATCGCCTCGATGCCTGATTCAGTATT is from Crateriforma conspicua and encodes:
- a CDS encoding type II secretion system minor pseudopilin; the encoded protein is MIAGSNDGPTESINRHRKASTAKRPAFFLVLALIVVTVATLACYSFTELMVAYDDSAYLSADIVQTRVNTESGIEAIRLLLAQPKETRTDFGGIYNNPNMFQAITVSTGADGTTASNFSVIATDLDETGRYGGIRFGLRDESAKLNVNTLPILDQYSDAIMALVPMDDSSTEVLSDSIAVNLLMALPGMTEDVAEAILDWIDEDDEARELGVESEYYNTLTTPYDAANGPLQSVEELLLIRGVTPTLLFGADANRNGVLDADEQQRFGVGIETAGALGWAAYLTVHGVESNRREDGSDRVNVNQDDLELLYDQLLDALGDESYASYIVAYRISGQSDNESDVENLNAALGIDADTAQQTADENDAGGGPSQPWASEALDELDLSGGGSNQLGQVLDLIGSTVSIGQGDSAVTYQSPFAEDPISMALYMPLLMDALTTQDSYVTPGRINLNECPAELLYGIPLLDSETVDLILEYRAEETDDVNRHFETWPLVAGLITLDQMKILQPLLTGGGDVYSAQIVGYFENSGAFHRTDVVIDATTVNPKIVAQRDLSHLGRGFDLTTLGIRGLATAATQ